DNA from Planctomycetota bacterium:
TGGGTGTTCTTGAAGATGCACACCGACGCGGGGCTGGTGGGCTGGGGCGAGCCGATCGTCGAGGGCTGGTCGCGCACGGTGGCGGCCTGCGTGGCCGAGATGGGCCGCTACCTCATCGGCCAGGACCCGCGCCGCATCGAGCACCACTGGCAGGCGCTCTACCGCGGCGGCTTCTATCGCGGCGGCCCCGTGCTCGTGAGCGCGCTCAGCGGCATCGAGCAGGCGATGTGGGACATCACGGGAAAGTCCCTCAGCGTGCCTGTCTACCAACTCCTCGGGGGCGCCGTTCGCGACAGGATTCGCGTTTACGCCCATGTTGGCGGCGAGAGCGCCGACGCCTATGCCGCGTCGGGCAAGAAGGCCCTCGAGCGCGGGTTCACGGCGGTGAAGACCTGCCCCTTCGGCGCCGCGCGCTTCGTCGAAGGCCCCGCCTTCGTCGAGGGGGTCGTGGCCCGCGTGGCCGCACTGCGCGAGGCGGTGGGGAAGGGGGTGGACATCGGCCTCGACTTCCACGGCCGCGTCGGCCCCGCGATGGCAATCCAGCTCGCCAAGGCTCTGGAGCCGTTCTCGCCGATGTTCATCGAGGAGCCGTGCCTGCCGGAGAACGTGGACGCGATGGCGCGCGTGGCGCGGTCCACGAGCGTGCCGATCGCGACGGGCGAGCGCCTGTTCACGAAATGGGGCTTCCGCGAGGTGCTCGAGAAGCAGGCCGCGGCCATCCTCCAGCCCGACCTCTCGCACGCGGGCGGCATCCTGGAGGTGCGTAAGATCGCCGCGATGGCCGAGGCCCACTACGCCGCGATCGCTCCGCACTGCCCCCTCGGCCCCATCTCCCTTGCCGCGGGCCTCCAGGTGGACGCCTGCACGCCGAACTTCCTGTGCCAGGAGCAGGTGTGCCTGGGCGAAGGCTACCTCCAGCAGCCCTTCGTGGTGAAGGACGGCTACGTGGACGTGCCCACCGGCCCCGGCCTGGGCATCGAGGTGGACGAGGCGGCGGTAGCCGAGAAGCTCTACGACGGCTCGTGGGAGACGCCCCGCCTGTGGCACGAGGACGGCTCGGTGGCGGATTGGTAAGGGGGCTCAGCGTGCGGTGGCGTTCCTGGCCTCTTCCTCCTCGATGTGGCCGGACCAGAGGTAGCGCTCGGTCTCGGCGACGATGACCTTGTGGAGGAGCAGCAGCGCGACGAGGTTGGGGATGGCCATCAGCGCGTTCGCCACGTCGGCGAAGTTCCACACGACCGGCACGCTCACGACGGCCCCCACCAGCACGGCTACCACCCAGGCCAGGCGGTAGGGCCAGATAACGGCCCTGCCCAGCAGATACTCCGCCGCCCGCTCTCCGTAGTACTCCCAGCCGATGATGGTGGTGAACACGAAGGTCAGCAGGCCCACCGTCAGCACGACGGGGCCGATGCTGTGCACCGAGTCGAATGCCTCGCGCGTGAGCTGCACGCCGGCCTCGCCGGCCGCCGTCGGGTGGTTCCACACGCCCGTGTTCACCAGCACGAGGCCCGTGAGCGCGCACACGACCACGGTGTCCCAGAAGGTGCCCGTGGACGACACGAGGGCCTGCCGCACGGGGTTGCGGGTCTGCGCGGCGGCGGCGACGATGGGCGCCGAGCCGAGGCCCGACTCGTTCGAGAACAGCCCGCGCGCCACGCCCCAGCGGACCGCGGCGCTCACGCTCGCCCCCGCGAAGCCGCCGGCCGCGGCCTGGCCGGTGAAGGCCGAACGCACGATCAGCCACAGCGTGTCCGGCAGGGTTGAGAGGTTGGTGCACAGGATGACGAGGCAGCCGGCCACGTAGAAGACCGCCATGAACGGCACGATGCCCTCGCACACCCGCGCGATCCAGCGGATGCCGCCCAGGATCACCAGGCCCACCAGCGCCGTGAGCGCGGCGCCCGTCGCCCACGGGGAGAGGCCGAAGGTCCGGCCCGTGAGCTTGGCGATGGCGTTCGACTGCACCAGGTTGCCGATGCCGAAGGCGGCGAGGGCCGTGAAAATGGCGAAGAGCACCCCGAGCCACTTCATCCCCAGGCCGCGTTCGAGGGCGTACATCGGCCCGCCCAGCATCGTGCCGCTGGCCGTCTTCACGCGGTACTTCACGCCCAGCAGCGCCTCGGCGTACTTCGTGGCGATGCCGAACACGCCCGTGAGCCAGCACCAGAGCACGGCGCCCGGCCCGCCCAGCGACACGGCTGTGGCCACGCCCACGATGTTGCCCGTGCCGATCGTCGCCGCCAGCGCCGTCGTGAGCGCGCCGAACTGGCTCACGTCGCCCTCGCTCTGGCCGTCCCGGCGGAACGACAGCTTGATCGCGAGCCCCGTGTAGCGCTGGATGAACCTCAGCCGGATCGTGAAGAACACGTGCGTGCCCAGCAGCAGCGCCACCATGGGCCAGCCCCACAGGTAGCCGCTCACGAGCTCGAGGAAGCCGTTGACCCGTGCGACGAGTTCATCCATGCCACACATCCTGTAGCCATAGGGGTGTCCGACGGCACCAACCGCTGGTATTGTGGCATGACGCCGCCTTGACTTCAAGGCCGACTTGCGCTGCCCCGGCCCTCACACGGGCATGCACGGACATACACGGACATACACGGACATACACGGACCGTCAGAGCGCTCCTCAGCGCCCGCCGGTCCGTGTCTGTTCGTGTTGGTCCGTGTGGTCTTGCGCCAGTTGCCCCGGCGGGTCCGCTCTGATACCATAGGCCTGGAAGGAGAACCCCATGCGCACGTTCGTGCTCTTCGTCGTTGCGTCGTCTCTCCTGACCTCGGTCGCGCGAGGGCAGGCCTCGCGGGAGTTCGACTGGATTCCCAGCGGCCGCATTGCCGTGGGCGACGAGCGCTCGGAGGCCGCGGCGCGCTACTGGTCCGACGCCACCGCGGCCACGCGCATCGAGCTCCCCTACGCCAGCGGCCGAAAGGTCGCCGCCACGGCGCGCGAGGTGAAGCTCGAGCGCTTCCGCGTCCGCATCGCCACCTACCGCGGCGGGCCGGCCCCCGGCGCCCTCGTCATCCGGCGCCGATGGGACGCCCGCCAGCCGGCCGCCACGCTCTCGCTGAAGATTGACGACAAGGAGCTCGCCCCCTGGCCCATCCCCCAGTTCAAGGGCGACCGCCGATGGGTGGACGTGTGCTACGCCGTTCCAGTCAACGTCCTCAGGACGCCCGACGGCAAGGCGATGAAGCACGAGGTCGCAGTCAGCGTGTCAAGCGAAGCGCCGCTGCTCTCCTCCGAG
Protein-coding regions in this window:
- a CDS encoding sodium:alanine symporter family protein; amino-acid sequence: MDELVARVNGFLELVSGYLWGWPMVALLLGTHVFFTIRLRFIQRYTGLAIKLSFRRDGQSEGDVSQFGALTTALAATIGTGNIVGVATAVSLGGPGAVLWCWLTGVFGIATKYAEALLGVKYRVKTASGTMLGGPMYALERGLGMKWLGVLFAIFTALAAFGIGNLVQSNAIAKLTGRTFGLSPWATGAALTALVGLVILGGIRWIARVCEGIVPFMAVFYVAGCLVILCTNLSTLPDTLWLIVRSAFTGQAAAGGFAGASVSAAVRWGVARGLFSNESGLGSAPIVAAAAQTRNPVRQALVSSTGTFWDTVVVCALTGLVLVNTGVWNHPTAAGEAGVQLTREAFDSVHSIGPVVLTVGLLTFVFTTIIGWEYYGERAAEYLLGRAVIWPYRLAWVVAVLVGAVVSVPVVWNFADVANALMAIPNLVALLLLHKVIVAETERYLWSGHIEEEEARNATAR
- the dgoD gene encoding galactonate dehydratase, whose protein sequence is WVFLKMHTDAGLVGWGEPIVEGWSRTVAACVAEMGRYLIGQDPRRIEHHWQALYRGGFYRGGPVLVSALSGIEQAMWDITGKSLSVPVYQLLGGAVRDRIRVYAHVGGESADAYAASGKKALERGFTAVKTCPFGAARFVEGPAFVEGVVARVAALREAVGKGVDIGLDFHGRVGPAMAIQLAKALEPFSPMFIEEPCLPENVDAMARVARSTSVPIATGERLFTKWGFREVLEKQAAAILQPDLSHAGGILEVRKIAAMAEAHYAAIAPHCPLGPISLAAGLQVDACTPNFLCQEQVCLGEGYLQQPFVVKDGYVDVPTGPGLGIEVDEAAVAEKLYDGSWETPRLWHEDGSVADW